A section of the Labrus bergylta chromosome 21, fLabBer1.1, whole genome shotgun sequence genome encodes:
- the LOC109996424 gene encoding DELTA-sagatoxin-Srs1a: MPETAESHIVALTTNRVCVIEIKNASTRYCLYEPKVHMESGFSFSPPTPTLRSGMTEVCSFTKDDNTASGAVGVLTYELFDMQQRRASELMAVMFSVPFDYNFYKNWLGVGIFEDSRACDSKLFDEMYKNKDMANFVRYEADGSGIVFKGKMLDVRACMNDEGRAIVKLELYDKMGR; this comes from the exons ATGCCTGAGACCGCAGAGTCGCACATCGTCGCCCTCACCACCAACCGTGTGTGTGTCATAGAGATCAAGAACGCCAGCACTCGCTATTGTCTCTACGAACCAAA GGTGCACATGGAGAGCGGCTTTTCCTTCAGCCCTCCGACGCCCACCCTGCGCAGCGGCATGACCGAGGTGTGCTCCTTCACCAAGGACGACAACACGGCGTCAGGCGCCGTGGGCGTGCTGACCTACGAGCTGTTCGACATGCAGCAGCGCCGCGCCAGCGAGCTGATGGCGGTCATGTTCTCCGTGCCGTTCGACTACAACTTCTACAAGAACTGGCTCGGCGTGGGCATCTTCGAGGACTCGCGCGCCTGCGACAGCAAGCTGTTCGACGAGATGTACAAAAACAAGGATATGGCCAACTTTGTGCGCTACGAGGCGGACGGCTCGGGGATCGTGTTCAAGGGGAAGATGCTGGATGTGAGGGCCTGCATGAACGACGAGGGCAGGGCCATAGTCAAACTGGAGCTGTACGACAAGATGGGCAGATGA
- the LOC109996427 gene encoding DELTA-actitoxin-Afr1e — MSESAEALAANLKSRRNVTIEINNISNAHCLIDPKIYMDSGHCHIPPQPTVIPMKTELCNFTKTSAKASGAVGLLSYDLLEKSSNRVTDRLVLMFSVPYDNSMYKNWFGLAIYGTDKEVNEKLFKEMYYNKEQQGFLRAEASGSGLTFQGRCLDVMATMSPLGRSIMKVEIWDKLFNPPMSQGPY; from the exons ATGAGTGAATCAGCTGAAGCTTTGGCGGCTAACCTCAAGAGCCGGAGAAATGTCACCATCGAGATCAACAACATCAGCAACGCCCACTGCCTCATCGACCCCAA GATTTACATGGACAGCGGCCACTGCCACATCCCCCCCCAACCCACCGTCATCCCAATGAAAACCGAGTTGTGCAACTTCACCAAGACCTCCGCCAAAGCCAGCGGCGCCGTGGGGCTCCTGAGCTACGACCTGCTGGAGAAGTCGAGCAACAGGGTGACGGACAGACTGGTCCTGATGTTCTCCGTGCCGTACGACAACAGCATGTACAAGAACTGGTTCGGCCTGGCGATCTACGGCACCGACAAAGAGGTCAACGAGAAGCTGTTCAAAGAGATGTACTACAACAAGGAGCAGCAGGGCTTTCTGCGGGCCGAGGCCTCGGGCTCTGGCCTCACCTTTCAGGGCAGGTGCTTGGATGTCATGGCAACCATGTCCCCTTTGGGCCGGTCCATTATGAAGGTAGAGATATGGGACAAGCTGTTCAATCCCCCGATGAGTCAAGGCCCTTACTGA
- the LOC109996417 gene encoding endonuclease domain-containing 1 protein, with product MSRCCAVAVLVLVLAGGWRPCGADVGDFAPCLQFFYKSWPPKGLSGTPICQRYENQYRYATLYSRPRRSPWFSGYLYAVPAGKRPTASWKFEPQLAYPGADGNMIPFPPGPLDQNVVESQAVEPDYINSTFSRGHLNPSLHHHSREDRYATFTLTNVVPQKAGSNDGPWELLEQNVNNTLEAYCLGEAYIVTGIIPYQNDDRWLKNHRVALPEYMWSAYCCSRFNSSLPEELKETFPTFAAIGRNDRNSTEEIVPVDQTAKKQFRGYDVRRMPLETLELYLKERFNTVVNVFYEQCSGSN from the exons ATGTCTCGTTGCTGTGCTGTGGCTGTCCTCGTACTCGTCCTCGCTGGAGGATGGCGCCCTTGTGGAGCAGATGTTGGGGATTTTGCTCCATGCCTGCAGTTTTTCTACAAGTCCTGGCCTCCCAAAGGTCTGTCCGGGACCCCAATCTGCCAACGTTATGAGAACCAGTACCGCTACGCTACATTGTACAGTCGACCCCGCCGCTCCCCGTGGTTCTCTGGATATTTGTACGCCGTTCCAGCAGGAAAGAGACCGACTGCATCGTGGAAGTTTGAGCCACAG TTAGCTTACCCCGGAGCTGATGGCAACATGATCCCGTTCCCTCCGGGCCCTCTGGACCAGAACGTGGTGGAAAGCCAGGCCGTGGAGCCGGACTACATTAACTCCACCTTCTCTCGAGGCCACCTGAACCCCAGCCTTCACCACCACAGCCGCGAGGACCGCTACGCCACGTTCACCCTCACTAACGTGGTCCCCCAGAAGGCCGGCTCCAACGACGGGCCCTGGGAACTCCTGGAGCAGAACGTCAACAACACCCTGGAGGCCTACTGTCTCGGAGAAGCTTACATAGTCACCGGAATCATCCCGTACCAGAACGACGACCGCTGGCTCAAGAATCATCGCGTGGCTTTGCCGGAGTACATGTGGTCGGCCTACTGCTGCTCGAGATTCAACAGCAGCCTCCCGGAGGAACTGAAGGAGACGTTCCCCACGTTTGCTGCCATCGGACGAAACGACCGCAACAGCACCGAGGAGATCGTGCCTGTCGACCAAACGGCCAAAAAACAGTTCAGAGGATACGATGTGAGACGGATGCCACTGGAAACACTGGAGCTGTATCTGAAGGAGCGGTTCAATACTGTGGTCAACGTTTTTTATGAGCAGTGCTCCGGATCAAACTGA
- the LOC109996416 gene encoding UDP-glucuronosyltransferase 1A5 translates to MQRFKAVTMGCIPGLSALLLILSVSLLTCPSVQGGKILVFPVDGSHWVNMNLLIQNLHTRGHEVTVVRTSTSWYVKENAPHYRSITIPLPAAIVIEEEDFFVSFLVKMLEIKKAGSSPIAFINFYWEMLSALSDIHKQASLVGVEILENKTLLQSIRDTQFDMVLIDPGLPVGVLVAHELKLPTVFNVRWITSGEGHFVVAPSPTSYVPTAGYAASTDMTFSERVQNLLFYLLNTCIDTFVVCPHYDRLAVRYFGPDVNFYHLLQGADMWLMRVDFVFEFPRPTMPNIAYIGGFQCKPSQALSSELEEFVLSSGEHGFIVMSLGTLVKGLPIEITSEIAAAFAQIPQKVIWRHVGEPPKTLGNNTLLVKWMPQNDLLGHPKARAFVAHGGTNGVYEAIYHGVPIIGIPLLFDQFENILRLEARGAAKSLDASKLTSQDFLETIQEVLHNPSYRNNMKRLSSLHRDTPMHPLETAIYWIEFVIRHKGASHLRTESYKMPWYAYYSVDVVGFLVAILLIFTAAVVGTIRFLCLRLCRSRKPKQE, encoded by the exons ATGCAGAGATTTAAG GCTGTAACCATGGGGTGCATTCCAGGACTTTCAGCCTTGCTTCTAATTCTGAGCGTTTCCCTCCTGACTTGTCCCAGCGTTCAGGGCGGGAAGATTCTGGTGTTCCCGGTTGACGGCAGCCACTGGGTCAACATGAACCTGCTGATCCAGAACCTCCACACAAGAGGCCATGAGGTCACTGTGGTGCGCACGTCCACCAGCTGGTACGTCAAAGAGAACGCTCCACATTACCGTTCCATCACCATCCCCCTACCGGCCGCCATCGTCATAGAGGAGGAGGACTTCTTTGTTAGCTTTCTGGTCAAGATGCTGGAGATTAAGAAAGCAGGGTCGTCGCCTATAGCCTTTATAAACTTCTACTGGGAAATGTTGAGTGCACTGTCAGATATCCACAAACAAGCCAGCCTGGTGGGGGTAGAAATACTTGAGAACAAGACTCTACTGCAGAGTATTCGGGACACTCAGTTTGACATGGTTCTTATTGACCCAGGTTTGCCTGTTGGAGTTCTTGTGGCTCATGAACTGAAGCTGCCAACTGTTTTTAATGTGCGATGGATCACCAGTGGAGAGGGACATTTTGTGGTGGCTCCGTCTCCAACGTCCTACGTTCCAACTGCAGGATATGCCGCGTCTACCGACATGACCTTTTCAGAAAGAGTCCAGAACTTGTTGTTCTATCTCCTCAACACATGCATTGACACATTTGTGGTATGCCCTCACTATGATAGACTGGCAGTCAGATACTTTGGTCCTGATGTGAACTTCTATCACCTTCTCCAAGGCGCGGACATGTGGCTCATGAGGGTGGACTTTGTCTTTGAATTCCCGAGACCCACCATGCCAAACATCGCCTACATCGGCGGCTTTCAGTGTAAGCCTTCTCAGGCTTTGTCGTCAGAGCTGGAGGAGTTTGTGCTAAGTTCAGGAGAGCACGGATTCATCGTCATGTCTCTTGGCACACTGGTGAAAGGTCTACCCATAGAAATCACTTCTGAAATTGCAGCTGCTTTTGCCCAAATTCCTCAAAAGGTCATATGGAGACATGTTGGTGAACCACCAAAAACTTTGGGCAACAACACCCTGCTGGTGAAGTGGATGCCCCAGAATGATCTCTTGGGTCACCCAAAGGCCAGAGCCTTTGTGGCCCATGGTGGCACCAATGGAGTCTATGAGGCCATCTACCACGGCGTACCAATCATAGGCATACCGCTTCTGTTCGACCAGTTCGAGAACATTTTGAGATTAGAGGCACGAGGAGCCGCCAAGTCTCTGGATGCATCCAAACTCACAAGCCAGGACTTTCTAGAAACGATACAAGAAGTTCTTCACAATCCGTCTTACAGAAATAATATGAAACgcctctcttctctccatcGGGACACGCCAATGCATCCTCTGGAAACCGCCATTTACTGGATCGAGTTTGTTATCAGGCACAAAGGAGCTTCACATTTACGCACTGAGTCTTATAAGATGCCTTGGTATGCTTACTACTCTGTGGATGTCGTGGGCTTTTTAGTGGCAATCTTGTTGATTTTTACAGCCGCTGTGGTGGGAACAATACGGTTCCTTTGCCTCAGACTCTGCAGGAGCAGAAAACCAAAGCAGGAGTAG